A genome region from Eurosta solidaginis isolate ZX-2024a chromosome 2, ASM4086904v1, whole genome shotgun sequence includes the following:
- the ND-B22 gene encoding NADH dehydrogenase [ubiquinone] 1 beta subcomplex subunit 9: MSVPFVVKTHARQVCSLYKRALRNLEAWEDRREIFRYRAVLLRQRFEKNRRVTDMAEAARLLDAGEKELFSIRHYQPKIFAYSPGGCAFEREVIPPDWVLDYWDPLEKAQYPEYFAKREQRKKEFIAMWEKQYGKPDPKDLHH; this comes from the exons ATGTCGGTACCTTTTGTTGTGAAGACACACGCACGTCAAGTGTGTAGTCTTTACAAGCGTGCCCTTCGCAATCTGGAAGCTTGGGAAGACCGCAG GGAAATATTCCGATACAGAGCTGTGCTATTGCGACAGCGCTTTGAGAAAAATCGTCGTGTGACCGACATGGCTGAAGCGGCGCGCCTACTAGATGCCGGCGAAAAAGAATTATTCTCAATCAGACACTACCAaccaaaaatat TTGCCTATAGTCCTGGTGGTTGTGCATTTGAACGAGAAGTAATACCACCTGACTGGGTGCTTGACTACTGGGATCCACTAGAGAAGGCTCAGTATCCAGAATATTTTGCTAAACGCGAGCAACGTAAGAAGGAGTTCATTGCCATGTGGGAAAAACAATACGGCAAACCTGATCCCAAGGATTTACACCATTGA
- the spi gene encoding DNA-binding protein RFXANK isoform X2: protein MSSAANSPATKSNSDDEHSRSKWHMQLNAGTPSPSSNTTTPISTPLLHSLSAGIQQTDSSGGVVAGIGGGVSSSGAPKRKSAFLPYRPHATVLTNLQRGNTEATFCPVEVTLPFHERAGQGEITEEQVRIEIERNAHNIDYKDDAGFTALHWAAYYGQLAAVRLLIHAGANVNVEAPEMVTPLLLAACGGHNEVVHLLLEHGAHPNHMDIVGNTALMYAAAGNHPHTCNELLAKDPDMTASNENGDTAYSLAIENGAILTQAVLEQYLSALLLL from the exons ATGTCTTCTGCGGCGAATTCTCCAGCTACAAAATCGAATTCGGATGACGAGCATAGCCG TTCAAAATGGCATATGCAACTTAATGCGGGCACACCTTCACCAAGTTCGAATACAACCACGCCCATATCGACACCTTTATTGCATTCCTTATCGGCCGGTATACAGCAAACCGATAGCAGTGGTGGTGTTGTTGCAGGCATTGGCGGTGGGGTCAGCAGCAGTGGTGCACCAAAACGTAAAAGCGCCTTTCTTCCATATCGTCCACATGCCACTGTACTCACAAATTTACAGCGTGGCAATACTGAAGCAACCTTTTGTCCAGTTGAAGTTACATTGCCATTTCATGAGCGTGCCGGTCAAGGTGAGATCACTGAAGAACAAGTGCGCATAGAAATTGAACGCAATGCTCACAACATTGATTACAAAGATGATGCTGGTTTCACAGCTCTACATTGGGCTGCTTATTATGGTCAATTAGCTGCAGTACGTTTATTGATACACGCTGGCGCTAATGTAAATGTGGAAGCGCCTGAAATGGTAACACCACTGTTGCTGGCAGCTTGTGGTGGTCATAATGAAGTTGTACATTTATTATTAGAACACGGTGCACATCCAAATCATATGGATATTGTGGGAAATACAGCATTAATGTATGCTGCAGCAGGAAATCATCCACATACTTGTAATGAACTATTAGCTAAGGATCCAGATATGACAGCATCGAATGAGAATGGTGACACGGCATATTCCTTGGCCATAGAGAATGGAGCTATATTGACACAGGCTGTGTTGGAACAGTATTTGAGTGCTTTGTTGTTGCTATAA
- the spi gene encoding DNA-binding protein RFXANK isoform X3: MLLPILVLIDSFHSSKWHMQLNAGTPSPSSNTTTPISTPLLHSLSAGIQQTDSSGGVVAGIGGGVSSSGAPKRKSAFLPYRPHATVLTNLQRGNTEATFCPVEVTLPFHERAGQGEITEEQVRIEIERNAHNIDYKDDAGFTALHWAAYYGQLAAVRLLIHAGANVNVEAPEMVTPLLLAACGGHNEVVHLLLEHGAHPNHMDIVGNTALMYAAAGNHPHTCNELLAKDPDMTASNENGDTAYSLAIENGAILTQAVLEQYLSALLLL, translated from the coding sequence ATGTTATTGCCAATATTAGTATTGATTGACTCATTTCACAGTTCAAAATGGCATATGCAACTTAATGCGGGCACACCTTCACCAAGTTCGAATACAACCACGCCCATATCGACACCTTTATTGCATTCCTTATCGGCCGGTATACAGCAAACCGATAGCAGTGGTGGTGTTGTTGCAGGCATTGGCGGTGGGGTCAGCAGCAGTGGTGCACCAAAACGTAAAAGCGCCTTTCTTCCATATCGTCCACATGCCACTGTACTCACAAATTTACAGCGTGGCAATACTGAAGCAACCTTTTGTCCAGTTGAAGTTACATTGCCATTTCATGAGCGTGCCGGTCAAGGTGAGATCACTGAAGAACAAGTGCGCATAGAAATTGAACGCAATGCTCACAACATTGATTACAAAGATGATGCTGGTTTCACAGCTCTACATTGGGCTGCTTATTATGGTCAATTAGCTGCAGTACGTTTATTGATACACGCTGGCGCTAATGTAAATGTGGAAGCGCCTGAAATGGTAACACCACTGTTGCTGGCAGCTTGTGGTGGTCATAATGAAGTTGTACATTTATTATTAGAACACGGTGCACATCCAAATCATATGGATATTGTGGGAAATACAGCATTAATGTATGCTGCAGCAGGAAATCATCCACATACTTGTAATGAACTATTAGCTAAGGATCCAGATATGACAGCATCGAATGAGAATGGTGACACGGCATATTCCTTGGCCATAGAGAATGGAGCTATATTGACACAGGCTGTGTTGGAACAGTATTTGAGTGCTTTGTTGTTGCTATAA
- the LOC137239160 gene encoding DET1- and DDB1-associated protein 1 translates to MSVADFLKDLPSHNAQNFSQFNMEQGIRTSQKRPSVYLQTEDVASEQHIVMDKRCVLLRYLKQQWDKKSSTRKRENNSGEGSAGGNGTTNNCKKRPRLEPVEMN, encoded by the coding sequence ATGTCAGTAGCAGACTTTCTTAAAGACCTTCCCAGTCATAATGCACAAAATTTTTCGCAATTCAATATGGAACAAGGAATACGCACATCACAGAAACGACCATCGGTTTATTTGCAAACAGAAGATGTGGCATCGGAACAGCATATCGTTATGGACAAACGTTGCGTGCTGTTAAGATATTTGAAACAACAATGGGACAAGAAGAGCTCAACACGAAAACGTGAAAACAATAGTGGTGAAGGCAGTGCAGGTGGTAATGGTACAACGAATAATTGTAAAAAACGTCCAAGATTAGAACCCGTAgaaatgaattga